In Streptomyces sp. NBC_01717, one DNA window encodes the following:
- a CDS encoding cell division protein SepF: MGSVRKASAWLGLVEDNDERYYDDDDEYAEGARTGTGNAWVTDPRVQVVSEAAEETGRRIATVTPDSFRDARGIGELFRDGVPVIMNLTAMDPSDAKRVVDFAAGLIFGLRGSIDRVATRVFLLTPADTHVVSGEAAGRPADGFFNQS; encoded by the coding sequence ATGGGATCGGTGCGCAAGGCGAGTGCCTGGCTGGGCCTCGTAGAGGACAACGACGAGCGTTACTACGACGACGATGACGAGTACGCCGAGGGTGCACGGACCGGGACCGGCAATGCCTGGGTGACCGACCCACGGGTGCAGGTGGTCTCCGAGGCGGCCGAGGAGACGGGCCGCCGGATCGCCACAGTCACCCCGGACAGCTTCCGGGACGCCCGCGGCATCGGCGAGCTCTTCCGGGACGGCGTCCCGGTGATCATGAACCTCACGGCCATGGACCCCTCGGACGCGAAGCGTGTCGTGGACTTTGCCGCGGGGCTGATCTTCGGACTGCGCGGGTCGATCGACCGCGTCGCCACCCGGGTCTTCCTGCTGACCCCGGCCGACACCCACGTGGTCAGCGGCGAAGCCGCCGGCCGACCGGCCGACGGCTTCTTCAACCAGAGCTGA
- a CDS encoding amino acid ABC transporter permease has translation MSLTSDPPLDRTTGPQAEAASAIDYGALTVVPVRHPWRWAAVVATAVLLAQFLHGLVTNPGWEWDVFARFFTAETILKAVWITLQLTFYGTVLGFALGIVLAFMRLSASPFLGAVAYAYIWAFRSIPLIVQLLFWFNLAYLYKELQFGIPFGPGFFSFDTMNLVGAMSAAVLGLALHQAAYAAEIVRGGVLAVDSGQLEAAAALGIPRHRQLWRIVLPQAMRSILPNAANEIISLFKGTSIVSVMAIGELFYQVQVVYGRNGRVVPLLMVATVWYILLTTVLSVLQYYVERHYAKGAAR, from the coding sequence ATGTCGCTCACCAGCGATCCACCTCTGGACAGAACGACCGGGCCCCAGGCCGAAGCCGCTTCCGCCATCGACTACGGTGCGCTCACCGTCGTCCCCGTGCGCCACCCCTGGCGCTGGGCCGCCGTCGTCGCCACCGCCGTCCTGCTCGCCCAGTTCCTGCACGGTCTGGTCACCAACCCCGGCTGGGAGTGGGACGTCTTCGCCCGCTTCTTCACCGCCGAGACCATCCTCAAGGCCGTCTGGATCACCCTCCAACTGACCTTCTACGGCACGGTGCTCGGCTTCGCGCTCGGCATAGTGCTCGCCTTCATGCGGCTGTCGGCCAGCCCGTTCCTCGGCGCGGTCGCCTATGCGTACATCTGGGCGTTCCGCTCCATACCACTCATCGTCCAGCTGCTCTTCTGGTTCAACCTCGCCTATCTGTACAAGGAGCTGCAGTTCGGCATCCCGTTCGGGCCCGGCTTCTTCTCCTTCGACACGATGAACCTCGTCGGCGCGATGAGCGCGGCCGTCCTCGGGCTCGCACTGCACCAGGCGGCCTACGCGGCGGAGATCGTCCGTGGTGGCGTACTCGCCGTGGACAGCGGCCAGTTGGAGGCGGCCGCCGCACTCGGTATCCCCCGGCACCGGCAGTTGTGGCGGATCGTGCTGCCGCAGGCGATGCGTTCCATCCTGCCGAACGCCGCCAACGAGATCATCTCGCTCTTCAAGGGCACCTCGATCGTCTCCGTGATGGCGATCGGCGAACTCTTCTACCAGGTCCAGGTCGTCTACGGACGCAACGGCAGGGTCGTGCCGCTGCTGATGGTCGCCACCGTCTGGTACATCCTCCTGACCACCGTGCTCTCCGTCCTCCAGTACTACGTCGAACGTCACTACGCCAAGGGGGCCGCGCGATGA
- a CDS encoding FAD/NAD(P)-binding protein, whose product MSVGPALVIVGAGPRGTGLIERIAANAPELYEGRRLDIHLVDPYPPGGGRIWRHDQSPLLWMNSMAEDVTMFTDDTVQQEGPIRPGPALHAWAADVRDGRVTLGVEPELLAQIQALGGQDFPSRRLQSAYLGWVYEQAVAALPAGITVHEHRGHALRVTGQRDGRQHVWLEGRDDPLTADLVVLTIGHLDAEPAPEHVELTQFADRHGLVHLPPDFTADSDLTALPAGEPVIVRGFGLAFIDLMVLLTEGRGGRYENGEYLPSGKEPVLHIGSRRGVPYHSKIGYGRQGERPPLPRFLGPDRTEELLSRPGPLDFRRDVWPLVDKELGYAHYHRLFAAHAERTTVDWQVFEEKYTAADPGSQELRALVVAAVPDPADRLDLESLDHPLDGVRHPSYDALQVGLREYISADLDRRHDPAHSEDLAVFLGLLSVYGQLMRLGDIGGWWHGFFSYLASGPPGPRLHQLLALSRAGVVRFLGAGMTIEADEERGVFRAGSATVPGEWIEARALVEARLPDPSLERTRSPILQALYEDGAAATATGLLSVDPDDGRILGRDGRPHPRRFALGPHTTARASGAFTRPRTGGPAFRQNDATARTALAFLRDLLCSDGADRSDGTDGGDRLSA is encoded by the coding sequence GTGAGCGTCGGGCCGGCCCTCGTCATCGTCGGCGCCGGGCCGCGCGGCACCGGCCTCATCGAGCGCATCGCCGCCAACGCCCCCGAGCTGTACGAGGGCCGGCGGCTGGACATCCATCTCGTCGACCCGTACCCGCCCGGCGGCGGCCGGATCTGGCGGCACGACCAGTCCCCGCTGCTCTGGATGAACTCCATGGCCGAGGACGTCACCATGTTCACCGACGACACGGTCCAGCAGGAGGGGCCGATACGTCCGGGGCCCGCACTGCACGCCTGGGCGGCCGACGTCCGCGACGGCAGAGTCACCCTCGGGGTCGAACCGGAACTCCTCGCACAGATACAGGCGCTGGGAGGCCAGGACTTTCCGAGCAGACGGCTGCAGAGCGCCTATCTGGGATGGGTGTACGAGCAGGCGGTGGCCGCACTTCCGGCGGGCATCACCGTGCATGAGCACCGTGGGCACGCCCTGCGCGTCACCGGGCAGCGCGACGGCCGTCAGCACGTCTGGCTGGAGGGCCGCGACGATCCGCTGACCGCCGACCTCGTCGTGCTCACCATCGGTCACCTCGATGCCGAACCCGCGCCCGAGCACGTCGAGTTGACGCAGTTCGCGGACCGGCACGGGCTCGTCCACCTGCCGCCCGACTTCACCGCCGACAGCGACCTGACCGCCCTGCCCGCCGGTGAACCGGTCATCGTCCGGGGTTTCGGGCTCGCCTTCATCGATCTGATGGTGCTGCTCACCGAGGGGCGCGGGGGGCGGTACGAGAACGGCGAGTACCTGCCCTCCGGCAAGGAGCCCGTTCTGCACATCGGATCGCGTCGCGGTGTCCCGTACCACTCCAAGATCGGCTACGGCCGGCAGGGCGAACGGCCGCCGCTGCCGCGCTTCCTCGGCCCGGACCGGACCGAAGAGCTGCTGAGCCGGCCCGGCCCGCTCGACTTCCGGCGCGATGTGTGGCCACTTGTCGACAAGGAGCTCGGATACGCCCACTACCACCGGCTCTTCGCCGCCCATGCCGAGCGCACGACCGTCGACTGGCAGGTCTTCGAGGAGAAGTACACGGCCGCCGACCCGGGCAGCCAGGAGCTGCGCGCCCTCGTCGTCGCCGCCGTGCCCGACCCGGCCGACCGGCTCGACCTCGAATCGCTCGACCACCCGCTGGACGGCGTGCGCCACCCGTCGTACGACGCACTCCAGGTCGGGCTGCGCGAGTACATCAGCGCCGACCTCGACCGCCGCCACGACCCCGCGCACAGCGAGGACCTCGCCGTCTTCCTCGGACTGCTCTCCGTCTACGGGCAGTTGATGCGGCTCGGTGACATCGGCGGCTGGTGGCACGGCTTCTTCAGCTACCTCGCGTCCGGCCCGCCGGGACCCCGGCTGCACCAGCTGCTCGCCCTCTCCCGGGCCGGGGTCGTCCGCTTCCTCGGCGCGGGAATGACCATCGAGGCGGACGAGGAACGGGGCGTCTTCCGGGCCGGCAGCGCCACCGTTCCGGGGGAGTGGATCGAGGCCCGCGCACTGGTCGAGGCCCGGCTGCCTGATCCGTCACTGGAACGCACCCGCAGCCCGATCCTCCAGGCGCTGTACGAGGACGGAGCCGCCGCCACCGCCACCGGACTGCTCTCCGTCGACCCCGACGACGGCCGGATCCTGGGCCGCGACGGCCGCCCGCACCCCCGGCGCTTCGCCCTGGGTCCGCACACCACCGCGCGGGCGAGCGGCGCCTTCACCCGGCCGCGCACCGGCGGCCCGGCGTTCCGGCAGAACGACGCCACCGCACGGACGGCTCTGGCGTTCCTCCGCGACCTGCTCTGTAGCGACGGCGCCGACCGCAGCGACGGAACGGACGGCGGCGACCGCCTCAGCGCCTGA
- a CDS encoding acyl-CoA dehydrogenase family protein: protein MSTTESAESAKPSKLPPFDPADPIGIDDLLGPEDLAIRSTVRAWATDRVMPHIAEWYENGELPGIRELARELGSIGALGMSLQGYGCAGATAVQYGLACLELEAADSGIRSLVSVQGSLAMYAIHRFGSEEQKERWLPGMAAGEIIGCFGLTEPDHGSDPAGMRTYAKREPGGTSRSGEVESGGDWVLSGRKMWITNGSVAGVAVVWAQTDEGIRGFVVPTDTPGFSAPEIKHKWSLRASVTSELVLDEVRLPADAVLPGVTGLRGPLSCLGHARYGIVWGAMGAARASFEAAVDYAKTREQFGRPIGGFQLTQAKLADMAVELHKGILLAHHLGRRMDAGRLRPEQVSFGKLNNVREAIEICRTSRTILGANGISLEYPVMRHATNLESVLTYEGTVEMHQLVLGKALTGLDAFR, encoded by the coding sequence ATGTCCACCACCGAGTCCGCTGAGTCCGCGAAGCCGTCGAAGCTGCCGCCCTTCGACCCCGCCGACCCGATCGGCATCGACGATCTGCTCGGCCCCGAGGACCTCGCGATCCGCTCCACCGTCCGCGCCTGGGCCACCGACCGGGTCATGCCGCACATCGCCGAGTGGTACGAGAACGGCGAGCTGCCCGGCATCCGTGAGCTGGCCCGCGAGCTCGGTTCGATCGGTGCCCTCGGCATGTCCCTCCAGGGGTACGGCTGCGCGGGCGCCACCGCCGTCCAGTACGGACTGGCCTGCCTGGAGCTCGAGGCGGCGGACTCCGGGATCCGCTCGCTCGTCTCCGTCCAGGGCTCCCTCGCCATGTACGCCATCCACCGCTTCGGCTCGGAGGAGCAGAAGGAGCGGTGGCTGCCCGGGATGGCGGCCGGCGAGATCATCGGCTGCTTCGGACTCACCGAGCCGGACCACGGCTCCGACCCGGCCGGGATGCGGACGTACGCCAAGCGCGAGCCGGGCGGCACCTCCCGCTCGGGTGAAGTCGAAAGCGGGGGGGACTGGGTCCTCAGCGGCCGCAAGATGTGGATCACCAACGGCTCAGTGGCCGGGGTGGCCGTCGTCTGGGCACAGACCGACGAGGGCATCCGCGGCTTCGTCGTGCCGACCGACACCCCAGGCTTCTCGGCACCCGAGATCAAGCACAAGTGGTCGCTGCGCGCCTCCGTCACCAGCGAGCTGGTACTCGACGAGGTACGGCTGCCCGCCGATGCCGTACTCCCCGGGGTCACCGGTCTGCGCGGCCCGCTCAGCTGCCTCGGCCACGCCCGCTACGGCATCGTCTGGGGAGCCATGGGGGCCGCACGGGCCAGCTTCGAGGCAGCGGTCGACTACGCGAAGACCCGGGAACAGTTCGGGAGGCCGATCGGCGGCTTCCAGCTCACTCAGGCCAAGCTCGCGGACATGGCCGTCGAACTGCACAAGGGCATCCTGCTCGCCCACCATCTGGGCCGTCGGATGGACGCGGGCAGGCTCCGCCCCGAACAGGTCAGTTTCGGAAAGCTCAACAATGTGCGGGAGGCGATCGAGATCTGCCGTACCTCACGCACAATTCTCGGCGCCAACGGGATCTCGCTCGAATACCCGGTGATGCGGCATGCGACGAATCTGGAGTCGGTGCTCACCTACGAGGGCACCGTGGAGATGCATCAGCTGGTGCTGGGCAAGGCGCTCACCGGTCTGGACGCTTTCCGGTAG
- a CDS encoding LLM class flavin-dependent oxidoreductase yields the protein MSATNGLHLAAEIGGPPHYDARHYVELARLAERGALDFVTLGDSFARPGPDALAVLSRVAPATRRIGLVPTVTTTHTEPFHVSSAVATLDWVSRGRAGWSADVSTTEAEARLFGRRSAAPAAELWREAGETADVAARLWDSWEDDAEIRDVATGRFIDRDKLHYVDFEGATFTVRGPAIVPRPPQGHPVTVIDGTGGPSQEAAARHADVVLVRATAPEQAAGIRADVRRRAAAYGRDPDTLRVLVALTVDLGDAETAPEPGLESGPPLAAGGSYYRGGPVDLAELIARWHRAGAVDGFHLTPITPERDLERIVNGTVALLQHRSLFRTFYPGGTLREHLGLARPANRYALAEART from the coding sequence ATGTCTGCCACCAACGGTCTTCATCTGGCCGCCGAGATCGGCGGCCCGCCCCACTACGACGCCCGGCACTACGTCGAGCTCGCCCGGCTCGCCGAGCGCGGAGCACTCGACTTCGTGACCCTCGGCGACTCGTTCGCCCGCCCCGGGCCCGACGCGCTCGCCGTGCTCTCCCGGGTCGCACCCGCCACCCGCAGGATCGGGCTGGTGCCGACCGTCACCACCACCCACACCGAGCCGTTCCATGTCTCGTCCGCGGTGGCCACCCTGGACTGGGTGAGCCGCGGCCGGGCGGGCTGGAGCGCCGACGTGTCGACGACCGAGGCCGAGGCCCGGCTGTTCGGCCGGCGGTCCGCCGCGCCCGCCGCCGAGCTGTGGCGCGAGGCGGGCGAGACCGCCGATGTCGCCGCCCGGCTGTGGGACAGCTGGGAGGACGACGCGGAGATCCGAGATGTCGCCACCGGCCGCTTCATCGACCGCGACAAGCTGCACTACGTCGACTTCGAGGGCGCGACGTTCACCGTCCGCGGACCGGCCATCGTGCCCAGGCCCCCGCAGGGCCACCCGGTCACCGTGATCGACGGGACGGGCGGACCGAGCCAGGAGGCCGCCGCACGCCACGCCGATGTCGTACTCGTACGGGCCACCGCGCCCGAGCAGGCCGCGGGCATCCGGGCGGACGTACGGCGCCGCGCCGCGGCGTACGGCCGCGACCCCGACACCCTGCGGGTGCTGGTGGCGCTCACCGTCGACCTCGGGGACGCCGAGACCGCGCCGGAACCCGGTCTGGAGAGCGGACCGCCGCTCGCCGCCGGAGGCTCGTACTACCGAGGTGGGCCGGTCGACCTCGCCGAACTGATCGCCCGGTGGCACCGGGCCGGAGCCGTCGACGGCTTCCACCTCACGCCCATCACACCGGAGCGCGATCTCGAACGGATCGTCAACGGAACCGTCGCCCTGCTTCAGCACCGCAGTCTGTTCCGCACCTTCTACCCGGGAGGCACGCTCCGCGAGCACCTGGGACTGGCGCGCCCGGCGAACCGATACGCCCTTGCGGAGGCACGAACATGA
- a CDS encoding ABC transporter substrate-binding protein, translating to MPVRRTLAATLATLTAAGLLTACGTSDAATDEINPKGQRGTGINIGPDQHRIREKKVDAIAAKVPAAIRERGTLRLGASADASPPLGFYATDDKTRIGSEIDLATLIADTLGLKPEFEEVSWENLFVGLDSSKFDGVLSNVTVTEERKEKYDFATYRLDNIAFEARKGSGWKVKGPKDVAGKTIAVASGTNQEKILVDWSEQNVKAGRKPVDIKYFQKDTDYYLALQSGRIDGYLGPSPSVNYHVASAGRSEVVGTLSGGGDGLQGKIAATTKKDSGLVEAYAAAIDHIIEDGSYAKALGRWGLSNEAVEKSEINPPGLPKPKN from the coding sequence GTGCCCGTCCGCCGTACCCTCGCCGCCACGCTCGCCACCCTCACCGCCGCCGGACTCCTCACGGCCTGCGGAACGAGCGACGCCGCCACCGACGAGATCAACCCGAAGGGGCAGCGGGGCACCGGCATCAACATCGGCCCCGACCAGCACCGGATCCGGGAGAAGAAGGTCGACGCCATCGCGGCGAAGGTGCCGGCAGCCATCCGTGAACGCGGCACGCTGCGGCTGGGCGCGAGCGCCGACGCCTCGCCGCCGCTCGGCTTCTACGCCACCGACGACAAGACCCGGATCGGCTCCGAGATCGACCTGGCGACCCTGATCGCCGACACGCTCGGGCTGAAGCCCGAGTTCGAGGAGGTCTCCTGGGAGAACCTCTTCGTCGGCCTCGACAGCTCCAAGTTCGACGGCGTCCTGTCGAACGTCACGGTCACCGAGGAACGCAAGGAGAAGTACGACTTCGCGACCTACCGGCTCGACAACATCGCCTTCGAGGCCAGGAAGGGCTCCGGCTGGAAGGTGAAGGGCCCCAAGGACGTGGCGGGCAAGACCATCGCAGTCGCGTCCGGCACCAACCAGGAGAAGATCCTCGTCGACTGGAGCGAGCAGAACGTCAAGGCCGGACGCAAGCCGGTGGACATCAAGTACTTCCAGAAGGACACCGACTACTACCTGGCCCTGCAGTCCGGCCGGATCGACGGCTATCTCGGCCCCAGCCCGTCGGTGAACTACCACGTGGCGTCGGCGGGCCGGTCCGAGGTCGTCGGCACGCTGTCGGGCGGCGGCGACGGACTCCAGGGGAAGATCGCGGCCACCACGAAGAAGGACAGCGGCCTGGTCGAGGCGTACGCGGCCGCCATCGACCACATCATCGAAGACGGCTCGTACGCCAAGGCGCTGGGGCGCTGGGGGCTCTCCAACGAGGCCGTCGAGAAGTCCGAGATCAACCCGCCCGGCCTTCCCAAGCCCAAGAACTGA
- a CDS encoding ABC transporter substrate-binding protein, translated as MPRTRRTAAFALITVAAVALTACGSGDPAAAPAGAAGPATSAKGKIPTQDVVSSVRKNKAAAALLPPDVRASGTLTIASSVGTPPGATYLPDGKTVAGTDIDVADAVARALGLKLKREVAAFEAILPALGSGKYDLGTGNFGVTDERRRTIDFVTYLNDGQGFAVRDDSKLSKVTDLTQLCGLTVGTAAGTTFEVTLEENKHRCAEAGRKPYDVKTYSDLAAVWASLQQGRSDVVMSTINGLRYAVEQQEGVRFLNEFKRLDVGFAFKKGTPLAPAFQSAVNGLKADGTYDRILKKWGIGASAIESSRISPPEIN; from the coding sequence ATGCCCCGTACCCGGCGCACCGCCGCCTTCGCGCTGATCACCGTCGCCGCAGTCGCTCTCACCGCGTGCGGGTCCGGCGATCCGGCAGCCGCTCCGGCCGGCGCGGCCGGCCCGGCCACCTCCGCCAAGGGGAAGATTCCGACACAGGACGTCGTGTCGTCGGTCAGGAAGAACAAGGCCGCGGCCGCGCTGCTGCCCCCCGATGTCCGAGCCTCCGGCACGCTGACCATCGCCTCCAGCGTCGGCACACCGCCCGGCGCCACCTATCTGCCGGACGGGAAGACCGTGGCGGGCACCGACATCGACGTCGCGGACGCCGTGGCCAGGGCGCTGGGGCTGAAGCTGAAGCGCGAGGTGGCCGCCTTCGAGGCGATCCTGCCTGCGCTGGGCAGCGGGAAGTACGACCTGGGGACGGGAAACTTCGGGGTCACCGACGAGCGCCGCCGGACGATCGACTTCGTCACGTACCTCAATGACGGGCAGGGCTTCGCGGTCCGCGACGACAGCAAGCTGTCGAAGGTCACCGATCTCACCCAGCTCTGCGGCCTGACCGTGGGCACCGCCGCGGGCACCACCTTCGAGGTGACGCTGGAGGAGAACAAGCACCGGTGCGCCGAGGCGGGCAGGAAGCCGTACGACGTGAAGACCTACTCCGACCTGGCGGCCGTCTGGGCTTCGCTCCAGCAGGGCCGCAGCGACGTGGTGATGTCGACCATCAACGGGTTGCGCTATGCGGTCGAGCAGCAGGAGGGCGTGCGCTTCCTCAATGAGTTCAAGCGGCTCGATGTCGGCTTCGCGTTCAAGAAGGGCACTCCGCTGGCGCCCGCCTTCCAGTCGGCGGTCAACGGGCTCAAGGCGGACGGGACGTACGACCGCATCCTGAAGAAGTGGGGCATCGGCGCGTCGGCGATCGAGTCCTCCCGGATCTCGCCGCCCGAGATCAATTGA
- a CDS encoding amino acid ABC transporter ATP-binding protein — protein sequence MVEIRAVHKSFGTLEVLRGIDLSVRAGEVTVVLGPSGSGKSTLLRTINHLEKVDNGWISVDGTLVGYRRDGNKLHELREREVLRQRTRIGFVFQNFNLFPHLTVLENIIEAPVSALRRPRKEAVAAAEKLLARVGLADKAGAYPKQLSGGQQQRVAIARALALEPKLLLFDEPTSALDPELVGEVLDVIKDLAHGGTTMIVVTHEIGFAREVADTVVFMDEGRIVEQGAPADVLDRPEHPRTRAFLSKVL from the coding sequence ATGGTCGAGATCCGCGCCGTGCACAAGAGCTTCGGCACTCTCGAGGTCCTGCGCGGCATCGATCTGTCCGTACGCGCCGGAGAGGTGACCGTCGTCCTCGGCCCTTCCGGGTCCGGCAAGTCCACGCTGCTGCGCACCATCAACCACCTGGAGAAGGTCGACAACGGCTGGATCAGCGTCGACGGCACCCTGGTCGGCTACCGCAGGGACGGCAACAAACTCCACGAGCTCCGCGAACGCGAGGTCCTGCGCCAGCGCACCCGGATCGGCTTCGTCTTCCAGAACTTCAATCTCTTCCCGCACCTCACGGTGCTGGAGAACATCATCGAGGCGCCGGTCTCCGCCCTGCGCCGCCCCCGCAAGGAGGCGGTCGCCGCCGCCGAGAAGCTCCTCGCCCGGGTCGGACTCGCCGACAAGGCGGGGGCGTACCCGAAGCAGCTCTCCGGCGGGCAACAGCAGCGCGTGGCCATCGCCCGCGCGCTCGCTCTCGAACCGAAGCTGCTGCTCTTCGACGAGCCGACCTCGGCGCTCGACCCCGAACTGGTCGGCGAAGTCCTCGACGTCATCAAGGACCTGGCGCACGGCGGCACCACGATGATCGTCGTCACGCACGAGATCGGCTTCGCCCGCGAGGTCGCCGACACCGTCGTCTTCATGGACGAGGGACGGATCGTCGAGCAGGGCGCCCCCGCCGACGTACTCGACCGTCCGGAACACCCGCGCACCCGCGCCTTCCTCTCCAAGGTCCTGTGA
- a CDS encoding amino acid ABC transporter permease, with amino-acid sequence MSAQTDAFPQSRPAPLSENSGKDNDADRLRIVPVRRTGQWAAAVVVLLLLALALNSVIRNDAFQWDVVGDYFTTASVLRGLGLTLWLTALVMALGFALGTLLAVLRLSTNRVLQVVSWGYVWLFRSTPILVQLLFWFNIGALYPEILGVRTVNLLGPVTVAVIGLTLHEAAYAAEVVRGGILSVERGQIEAAQSLGLGAWRRFRRIVLPQAMRSIVPPAGNMLIGTLKGTSIVSIIAVQDLLYSVQLVYHRTYQVIPLLLVATLWYVVVTSLLSVGQHYIERHYARGTAGAR; translated from the coding sequence ATGTCTGCGCAGACAGATGCCTTTCCTCAATCACGCCCGGCCCCGCTCTCCGAGAACAGCGGCAAGGACAATGACGCCGACCGCCTGCGGATCGTCCCGGTGCGCCGAACAGGGCAGTGGGCAGCGGCCGTTGTGGTCCTGCTGCTGCTCGCCCTGGCGCTGAACTCGGTCATCCGCAACGACGCCTTCCAGTGGGACGTCGTCGGCGACTACTTCACCACCGCCTCCGTCCTGCGCGGCCTCGGCCTCACCCTCTGGCTCACCGCCCTCGTCATGGCGCTCGGCTTCGCCCTCGGCACACTGCTGGCCGTACTCAGGCTCTCCACCAACCGTGTCCTTCAGGTGGTCAGTTGGGGCTACGTCTGGCTCTTCAGGTCCACCCCGATCCTGGTCCAGCTGCTCTTCTGGTTCAACATCGGAGCGCTCTACCCGGAGATCCTCGGTGTCCGTACGGTGAACCTCCTCGGGCCCGTCACGGTCGCCGTCATCGGCCTCACCCTGCATGAGGCCGCGTACGCGGCCGAAGTGGTCCGCGGCGGCATCCTGTCCGTCGAGCGCGGGCAGATCGAGGCCGCACAGTCGCTGGGCCTCGGCGCCTGGCGCCGGTTCCGCCGGATCGTGCTGCCGCAGGCGATGCGCTCCATCGTCCCGCCCGCAGGGAACATGCTGATCGGCACGCTCAAGGGCACCTCGATCGTCAGCATCATCGCCGTGCAGGACCTGCTCTATTCGGTGCAGCTCGTGTACCACCGCACCTACCAGGTGATCCCTCTGCTGCTCGTCGCCACTCTCTGGTACGTGGTGGTCACCTCGCTGCTCAGCGTCGGCCAGCACTACATCGAACGGCACTACGCCCGTGGCACGGCGGGTGCCCGGTGA
- a CDS encoding DUF5685 family protein, whose protein sequence is MFGIVRPCAHRLSEGLRAEWMAHLCGLCLALRSDHGQFARIVTNYDGLIVSVLTEAQAERSTGWRRTAGPCPLRSMRTAPVARGEGARLAAAVSLVLASAKVRDHIADRDGLLRRRPVAAAARRVAAGWDRAGARAGAELGFDTAVLVDAVDRQTGVERLAGPGTPLLTVTEPTETATAAAFAHTAALAGRPQNAEPLAEAGRLFGRLAHLLDAVEDQEADAASGAWNPLTATGTSRAEARRLCDDALRGVRLALRDAEFTGDKLTHVLLVHELRRSVDRAFATQTCSHQADARRPGGDLTDRQQTDPSAKGDAAGLRQTGSFGPPPGNPYAPNNPGSPFGPPQPPPEPPRDRRGLITGCLVWAGLACTCQMCCGTFEDPWSRQRREGLCSQCDCSDCCDACDCCSNCGDCCSSCDCCDCGCDC, encoded by the coding sequence GTGTTCGGAATAGTCAGGCCCTGCGCCCATCGGTTGTCGGAGGGCCTCAGGGCCGAGTGGATGGCCCATCTCTGCGGGCTCTGCCTCGCACTTCGCTCGGACCACGGGCAGTTCGCCCGGATCGTCACGAACTATGACGGCCTGATCGTCTCGGTTCTGACGGAGGCTCAGGCAGAGCGCAGCACCGGATGGCGACGCACCGCGGGGCCCTGTCCGCTGCGCTCCATGCGGACCGCTCCGGTCGCCCGCGGCGAGGGGGCCAGGCTGGCAGCCGCCGTTTCACTGGTGCTCGCCTCGGCGAAGGTACGGGACCACATAGCGGACCGGGACGGGCTGTTGAGGCGCCGCCCGGTCGCCGCGGCCGCCCGCCGGGTCGCCGCGGGCTGGGACCGGGCCGGGGCGCGTGCCGGCGCGGAGCTGGGATTCGACACCGCCGTTCTCGTGGACGCCGTCGACCGGCAGACCGGCGTCGAGCGGCTCGCCGGACCGGGCACTCCGCTGCTGACGGTCACCGAACCCACCGAGACGGCCACCGCGGCGGCCTTCGCCCACACCGCCGCGCTCGCGGGCCGGCCGCAGAACGCCGAACCCCTCGCCGAGGCCGGCCGGCTCTTCGGGCGACTCGCACATCTGCTGGACGCCGTGGAGGACCAGGAAGCTGACGCCGCGTCGGGTGCCTGGAACCCGCTCACTGCCACCGGCACCTCGCGCGCCGAGGCCCGGCGGTTGTGCGACGACGCACTGCGTGGTGTACGGCTGGCGCTGCGCGACGCCGAATTCACCGGCGACAAGCTGACGCATGTGCTGCTCGTGCACGAACTGCGCCGTTCGGTGGACCGGGCCTTCGCCACACAGACGTGCTCGCACCAGGCGGATGCGCGGCGCCCCGGCGGGGATCTGACGGACAGGCAGCAGACGGATCCCTCCGCGAAGGGCGACGCGGCGGGGCTCCGGCAGACCGGGTCCTTCGGGCCGCCGCCGGGCAATCCGTACGCGCCGAACAACCCCGGCAGCCCGTTCGGCCCGCCGCAGCCCCCGCCGGAGCCGCCGCGCGACCGGCGTGGGCTGATCACGGGCTGTCTGGTGTGGGCGGGCCTCGCCTGCACCTGCCAGATGTGCTGCGGGACCTTCGAGGACCCGTGGAGCCGGCAGCGGCGCGAGGGTCTGTGCAGCCAGTGCGACTGCAGCGACTGCTGCGATGCGTGCGACTGCTGCAGCAACTGCGGGGACTGCTGCAGCTCCTGCGACTGCTGCGACTGCGGGTGCGACTGCTGA